From the genome of Cystobacter fuscus DSM 2262:
GCAGCGTGCTCACGGTGGATGAGCCCCTGCGGCTGTTGTTGGACCGTCAGCTCCCGCTCGTCCATCTGCACACGGCCGGCCGGATTGGCGGGGCCGTGCGCGGCGTCCTGCGGCTCACGAAGCGTCCCTATGTCATCTCCATCCATGGGCCGCTGCTCACCGTCCAGGACTGGCAGCAGAAGGCGATGGCGGAGCGCTTCTCGGGAGCGGTGGACCTGGGCCGCCCGTTCGGGATGCTCGTGGGCGCGCGTCGCGTGCTCGACGATGCCGCGCGCATCATCGTCTTCAACGAGGAGGAGCGGCGGGCCATGACCGAGAAGTACGGCCCGCGCGTCATCCTCATGGAGCAGGGGGTGGATCCGCGGCGGATGGAGTCGGGCGACGCGGAGCGGGCACGCCGCCGCTGGCCGCATCTCGCCAAGGGTCCGGTGATCACCGTCCTCGCCCGTCTGACGCGGGCGAAGAACCAGCTCCTGGCCATCCAGGCCTTCGCCCGGGGAGCCCCACCGGACAGTCACCTCGTGCTGGCGGGCGCGACGGTGGAGGCCGACTACCGCGCCAGCCTCGAGCGGGAGATCCAGGCGTCCGGCCTGGGCGCGCGCGTGCACATCATGGGCAATCTGGATGCCAACCAGGAGGTGCCCGATCTGCTCGCCCTGTCCAGGCTGATGATGATGACCTCCCACGTCGAGCCGTTCGGCCTGGTGGTCCTGGAGGCCTGGGCGGCCGGTTGCCCGGTGCTCATGGGGACCCGCTTCGGCCTGGCCATCCTCGCGGACGCCATCGGGAAGCAAGGCCTGTTCGTGCAGACGCAGGAGCCGGAGGACTGGGCCTCGGCCCTGCGCTCGTGCTTCGCGTCTCCCGAGCGACTCGACGCCGCGGCGCGGGCGGGCAAGGAAGTCGTCCGCCAGCGCTTCAGCTGGACCGCCTTCGCCCAGCGGACGCAGGACATCTACCTGGAAGTCCTCGAGGAGAACCGTCGCCGTGCAAGGTAGCGCCCTGATTCGAGACCTGTCCCGGCAGGCCTTCCGCTCGGCCCTGGCGCGCTCGGCGCGGCGCCTCGACGAGGCGGAGCTGCGGCGTCCGGCCATGGTCTTCGCGCCGCACCCCGACGACGAGACGCTCGGCTGTGGCGGAACCATCCTCTTGAAGCGGCGCCTGGACGTGCCGGTGCGGATCGTCTTCGTGACGGATGGCTCCGGCTCGCATCCGGAGCTGCTCCCGCCCGAGGAGTTGAGCAAGCTGCGGGCACGCGAGGCCCTGGAGGCCTCGAAGCTCCTGGGAGTCGACACCTCGCGCGTGCACCTGCTGGGCTTTCCCGACCGCTACCTCCTGGAGCATCGGGAGGAGGCGATCTCCCGGGTCGTCGCCCTGCTCGAGGCTCATCGGCCCGAGCAGCTCTTCGTTCCCTACGCGGCCGGGGAGAACCCGGACCATGGCTCCACCTGCCTCATCGTGCACGAGGCCCTGCGGCGCGTGAACCGGCCCGTCACGGTCCTCGAGTACGCCGTCTGGTCCTGGCGCTACTGGCCGAACGTGCGCCGGGATGGCGCCTTGTGGGATCCGCGGACGTGGGTGCGCAATACGGCCTCGACGGTGAGGGGACTGGTGCGCTCCTCGGCGTTCCGCACGTGCGTGAACGTCCACGAGGTGCTCGCTGGCAAGCGGGCGGCCCTCGCCCGGCATACCTCCCAGTTGGAACGCCGCCACGGAGACCCGCGTTGGGTTACCCTCCGGGACGTCGACGGAGGGGAGTTCCTCGAATGCTTCTTCGACGGCTTCGAGTTCTATCGTCGCATCGACTTCAACCCACGACCCATCTCATGAACCAAGACCAGGACACCCCAGCAGAGCGCGCCAAGGTGCGCGTCCTGTTCGTCGCGTGGTTCCTCCGCCCGGATCGCAAGTGGCTGGGCGAGTTCCTGCCCCCCGAGCGCTTCGAGTGCTCCTACGTGGGCCTGGAGGAACGCGTCGACTCGACCCAGAAGCGCACGCCCGGCAAGAAGTGGCTGCAGCTCGTCCAGCTCGCCCTGAAGGCCCGGTTGCACCTGGCGCGCCATCCGCAGGACGTGATCGTCACGGCCTTCCCGCAGGGAGGCTTCACGCAGGGGCTCGTGAACCTGCTGACCTTCGAGCGCACCCCGCATATCGTCTGGTACTTCAACTGCGGCCACGAGTACCACGGGGCGCGCAAGTGGCTGTCGCGCATCGCCTACCGGTACGTGGACCGGTTCATCGTCTACACGAAGCAAGAGCGCACCGCGTACGCGCGCACCTTCGCCGTGCCGGAGTCCCGCTTCCACTTCACGTACCTGACCGGGGTGCCGCTCGAGGCCGAGAAGTTCCGCGGGGCGCGCGAGCGCTTCGGGCTGGCGCCGCGCTACATCGCCGCGCTCGGCTCGTCGGGCCGGGACTACGCCACCCTCTTCAAGGCGGTGGAGGGCCTGCCCATCCAACTGGTGGTCGTGGCGCATCCGCATGGCCTGCCGGGCGGACCGGTCCCGGCCAACGTCAAGGTCATCACCAGCATCCCCCAGCAGGACTACCTGAGCATCATCGCGGAGGCGGAGCTCGTCGCCATTCCCGTCAACAACCAGGAGACGGCCAGCGGGCAGATGACGCTCATCCAGGCCATGTCGCTGGGCGTGCCGGTGGTGGCCACCCGGTGCATCGGCACCGAGGACTACATCCGCCACGGGGAGAACGGCTGGTTCGTGCCCATGGGGGACGTGGAGGAGTGGCGGCGCACGCTGCGCTCGGTGCTCGAGGACTCCGAGGCGCTTGGTCGCACGGCCGACCACGCGCTGCGCTTCGCCCAGGAGCGCTTCACCGACCGGGCGGGAGCCCAGGTGCTGATCGATCTGGCCGAGGAGCTGTGTCCGGCGGCCCCACGAGAGGCGCTGGCTTGAGCGAGCGGTCCTGATGGAAATCAAGTCGATCCTCTTCCTGCTGGTCTCGGCCGTGGTGCTCTACGTGGGGTGCGGCTGGGTGGGGCGCGCGTCCTGGCGCAAGGACGTCTGCGTCTTCCTCCTGGTGCTGGGCACCGTCCACTCCGGCCTCATCGACATCAACCTGATGAGCCGGGAGTGGTACCGCGGCACCACGCGAGGCCTCGAGTGGTCCTGGCTCGACTACCTGTGGATCTTCGTCCTCGTCGACGAGCTGAAGCGCAGAAGGCCCGGCACGGCCATGCCCGTGTGCCTGTCCGCCATGGTGCTGTTCGTCGGCTACAACGCGCTGCGCGTGATGACGTCGGACCCGTGGATCTTCGGCGTGTTCGAGCTGTCGAAGATGATCCGCGCCACCCTGCTCTTCCTCGCGGTGGCCCTCTACGTGAAGGAGGAGCGCCACCTGCGCATCATCGTCGCGGCCCTGGCGCTGTCGACCTCGTACGAATTCCTCGCGACCGTGTACTCGCGGGTCATCCTGGGCCATGCCCGGGCGGACGGGACGCTCAACCACCCGAACAGCCTGGCCATGTACAACCTGATGACGGCGCCGATGCTGTTCGCCGTCTACCTCTCCGACGCGCCGCGCAAGCTGCGGCGCCTGTGCGGCGTGGGCGCGCTGCTCGGCACCCTGTCGGTGGTGATGACCATTTCCCGGGCGGGCTTCATCGGCATCCTGCTGCTGCTCTTCGGCGTCGGCCTCACCTGCGGCTTCTGGAAGAACCCGATCCGCGTGGCGGTGAGCGCCGTGCTCCTCGCCGTGGTGGGCACGGGGCTGTACCTCAAGCTCGGAGACGCCTTCAACTCACGCTTCGAGACGTCACTGGCCGCGGAGTACGGGGACAAGCCCACCGAGGGCCGCATCGTCTACCTCAACCTGGCCGACCTGATCGTCAGCGAGCGGCCCTGGGGCTGCGGGCTGAACAACTGGTCCTGGTGCGTCACCAACCGCTACGGGCCGATGCTGGGGATGCGCTACCTGGCTTACGAGAGCACCGACGAGCGCCCCCGCGCCGGGCCCATCCCCGCCGGCTCCAACGTGGAGGCGCCCCAGGCGGCTCCGGCGCACAGCCTGTACGCCATCACCCTCGGTGAGAGCGGGTGGCTGGGGGTCATCCTCCTGGGCGTGCTCTGGTGGCGCTGGCTGAAGCTGGGAGCGAGCTTCCTGCGCGCGCGCTCCAAGTCGTTCCGCTCCCGCTTCGGCACCGGCGTCTTCTTCTCCCTGCTCGGCGTGGTGTTGCAGAGCCTCGTCGAGTGGGAGATCCGCCAGACGCCCCTGCTCTTCCTGCTGCACATCCTGCTGGGCGCCGTCGCCAGCCTGTATCCGGCACGGCCCTCGCGGTGGGTGGCGGCCCGGAGGCGCGAGCGTGCCCGCGCCCGCCGCCGCCTGGAGCTGAGCGCTCCCGTGACGAACCCGCCCTCCGGCGTCAACGCCTGAAAACGAGGCGTACCCCGCGAGGCCCGGAGCCCTGGGCCTCGCGGCCAGGAGTCGTGATGCCGACCCTTCACCACGGGGCGCTTGCCGAGCCCCCGGCGCGATGGTTACGACGCCCCCCTGCGGCGCATCACCCAGACAAAGGAAGGCGAGGCATGAAGCGGATTCTCCTGGCGGTGGTCACCCTCACGTACGCGCTCGGGTTCTCCACGGGCTGCGCGAAGGGCAAGAAGTTCAACGTGGGGCGCACGGCGGCCTCCCTCCTCATCTCGGATCAGCAGGAGAACCAGCTCGGCCTCCAGGTGAAGCAGGAGCTGGAGACGAAGGAGAAGATCAAGTACCTGGAGGACCCCACCGTCGTGGAGTACGTGCGCAACCTCTCCACGCGCAT
Proteins encoded in this window:
- a CDS encoding PIG-L deacetylase family protein — translated: MQGSALIRDLSRQAFRSALARSARRLDEAELRRPAMVFAPHPDDETLGCGGTILLKRRLDVPVRIVFVTDGSGSHPELLPPEELSKLRAREALEASKLLGVDTSRVHLLGFPDRYLLEHREEAISRVVALLEAHRPEQLFVPYAAGENPDHGSTCLIVHEALRRVNRPVTVLEYAVWSWRYWPNVRRDGALWDPRTWVRNTASTVRGLVRSSAFRTCVNVHEVLAGKRAALARHTSQLERRHGDPRWVTLRDVDGGEFLECFFDGFEFYRRIDFNPRPIS
- a CDS encoding glycosyltransferase family 4 protein, with the translated sequence MAGETRVMRRVAHVIRKYNPAEWGGMETHVEQVARHLALLGWGAEIHAPHMTSGSSGSGHALDPSVPVKRYHVLSPYLGSASKRRALKETGSVLTVDEPLRLLLDRQLPLVHLHTAGRIGGAVRGVLRLTKRPYVISIHGPLLTVQDWQQKAMAERFSGAVDLGRPFGMLVGARRVLDDAARIIVFNEEERRAMTEKYGPRVILMEQGVDPRRMESGDAERARRRWPHLAKGPVITVLARLTRAKNQLLAIQAFARGAPPDSHLVLAGATVEADYRASLEREIQASGLGARVHIMGNLDANQEVPDLLALSRLMMMTSHVEPFGLVVLEAWAAGCPVLMGTRFGLAILADAIGKQGLFVQTQEPEDWASALRSCFASPERLDAAARAGKEVVRQRFSWTAFAQRTQDIYLEVLEENRRRAR
- a CDS encoding glycosyltransferase family 4 protein, encoding MNQDQDTPAERAKVRVLFVAWFLRPDRKWLGEFLPPERFECSYVGLEERVDSTQKRTPGKKWLQLVQLALKARLHLARHPQDVIVTAFPQGGFTQGLVNLLTFERTPHIVWYFNCGHEYHGARKWLSRIAYRYVDRFIVYTKQERTAYARTFAVPESRFHFTYLTGVPLEAEKFRGARERFGLAPRYIAALGSSGRDYATLFKAVEGLPIQLVVVAHPHGLPGGPVPANVKVITSIPQQDYLSIIAEAELVAIPVNNQETASGQMTLIQAMSLGVPVVATRCIGTEDYIRHGENGWFVPMGDVEEWRRTLRSVLEDSEALGRTADHALRFAQERFTDRAGAQVLIDLAEELCPAAPREALA
- a CDS encoding O-antigen ligase family protein — its product is MEIKSILFLLVSAVVLYVGCGWVGRASWRKDVCVFLLVLGTVHSGLIDINLMSREWYRGTTRGLEWSWLDYLWIFVLVDELKRRRPGTAMPVCLSAMVLFVGYNALRVMTSDPWIFGVFELSKMIRATLLFLAVALYVKEERHLRIIVAALALSTSYEFLATVYSRVILGHARADGTLNHPNSLAMYNLMTAPMLFAVYLSDAPRKLRRLCGVGALLGTLSVVMTISRAGFIGILLLLFGVGLTCGFWKNPIRVAVSAVLLAVVGTGLYLKLGDAFNSRFETSLAAEYGDKPTEGRIVYLNLADLIVSERPWGCGLNNWSWCVTNRYGPMLGMRYLAYESTDERPRAGPIPAGSNVEAPQAAPAHSLYAITLGESGWLGVILLGVLWWRWLKLGASFLRARSKSFRSRFGTGVFFSLLGVVLQSLVEWEIRQTPLLFLLHILLGAVASLYPARPSRWVAARRRERARARRRLELSAPVTNPPSGVNA